The Pseudomonadota bacterium DNA segment ATTTTAAAAACCACCAGCCCGGATCTTCACCGCATCGTCAATTTCGGCTGGTTCGATGTGATGGCCAAACCGGCCCTGTATCTGCTTAATTTCTTTTATAAGTACGTAGGCAATTATGGTCTGGCTATAATTCTCGTCACCGTGCTTATCAAAGGACTTTTCTGGCCGATTTCACATAAAGGCATGAAATCGATGAAAACCATGCAGAAACTGCAGCCGAAAATGACCAAGCTCCGAGAAAAATATAAGGATGACAAAGAGCGGCTGAACAAGGAAATGATCGAGCTCTATAAAACCTATAAGGTAAACCCCCTTGGCGGCTGCCTGCCGATGGTTTTGCAGATTCCGGTATTTTTTGCACTCTATAAAGTGCTCCTGCAGACCATAGAACTCAGGCATGCACCGTTTATGCTGTGGATTACCGACCTGTCCGCACCGGACAGATTGTTTATAGGATTTGACCTGCCATTCCTCGGAGGGCTCCCGGTTTTGACCCTATTGATGGGGGCAAGTATGTTCATGCAACAAAAAATGACCCCGAATACCGCGGCTAACCCGGAAATGGCAAGGGTGATGATGTTCATGCCGGTGGTTTTCACCTTTTTGTTTCTCAATTTTGCATCCGGGCTTGTGCTCTATTGGTTCGTAAACAACCTGTTATCCATGGCCCAGCAATATGTCATTAACCGCCAAGTCGATTGATTAAGTCTGTCAGGCCCGTATCCAAGCCGGGGATCCCTCTTTCTGATGAGGTTAAGTGCCTGACAACAACGGAGGAAGAAATACAATGTCAATAAAAATGGAATATGAAGGAACAAATATAGACGATGCGATCCAGAAGGCTTGCGCCGGATTGAAGGTAGACAGGGAAAACCTGAATATTGAAGTTCTGTCGACAGGCTCCGCAGGGATTTTTGGCTTATGCCGGAAGGCCGCAAAAATTCTGGTGACAAGAAAGGAGAATGAAGAAGCAGTTTTATCCAGGAGCAAGTCACGTCTTCCGGAGAAGAAAACCTCCAAAGACCGAGAGCAAAACATCCAGAAAAAAATTGATCCAGTAGTTGATATTTCCCAGGAAGTGCTTGATACCATTAAAGCCGACTTGGTGAAACTGCTCGAACTCATGGGCTATTCCTTTGATGTTTCCATGTCTGTTAGTGGGCGAAAAGCGTTAGCCCATATCTCCGGTGAAAACCTCGAAGGTATCGTCGGGCCGGAAGGACAAACCATTGACGGATTGCAGTTTCTTTTGCGGAAGATAGTAAGCAGAAAGTTTGAAGAAAAAATCATGCTTTCTCTGGATGCGGGAGATTACCGCGAAGCACGGGGGCAGGAACTTGAAAAACAGGCACTGGAACTTGCTGAAGAAGTAAAGAAAACAGGCAAGACTGCCACGATCTCCGCAATTAACCCGGCTGAGCGCAGAATTGTTCATATGGTTCTGCAGAACGACACGACTATCCGGAGTCGCAGTGTCGGTGACGGGCTGTTTAAAAAAATACTTATTTATCTCCCGGGAAAAGGCCGGAAAAAACCCTCGGGCAAGCGACGGAGTCCTGGAAAAAGGCCGGAAAAAACCCTCGGGCAAGCGATGGAGTCCGAGTAAAAGGTTTGGAAAACATGTAGTGTCTGTCCAGAAGTAGTCATTTACTCCGCTCTGTACGGCATGAAAAAACTTGCCTCCCTGGTCTTTCAGCTTCCGTGGAGGTAAGTGCGCCAGCCATGCACCGCAAAGCCTCTTTTCTTTACAGACAAAGACAATAGTATGAATTCTGTATAACACATGAAAATACAGGAACATAATGCTGCAACAATAGCTGCCATTGCCACTCCACCCGGCACTGGCGGCATAGGTATCATCCGCATCAGCGGGGCCTTTGCCCTGCCCATCCTCACAGGGCTTTTCAAGCCACGAACCAAGCGAGCAAAATTTCACAGTCACAAAATGTATTATGGCTGGATAGTTAACCCGGGCACCGACAGGGTTGTTGATGAGGTACTTGCCGTATACATGCGGGCGCCGAATACTTACACCCGTGATGATGTGGTTGAAATCCATTGCCATGGCAGCTATCTCCTTCTTCAGGAAATCCTTGGCCTCATCCTTGAGGCCGGGGCGGTGCTTGCAGAGCCCGGCGAGTTTACCAAGCGCGCTTTTCTTTCCGGCCGGATCGACCTTACCCGAGCCGAGGCGGTTCTTGAAATTCTACAAGCCAAGACCCCGGAAAGCCTCAAGATGGCAATGGCGCAATTGCAGGGCCGTCTTTACCAGCGGGTCCTTGAAATACGTTCTTCCCTTGTTTCTCTCCGTTCAATTATAGAAGTTGCAATAGATTTTCCGGACGATGATATTGAAATCCTTGACCCGGAAAAGTTTGAGGAGCAACTTGTCAGAGAGGTGCTGAACCCCCTTGATGAGTTGATCGCAGCCGCTGATCGCGGAAAAATATTTTTTCAGGGGGTTGCCGTTGTGATTCTTGGGCGACCCAATGTCGGCAAGTCGAGTCTGTTAAACAGCCTGTTACGGGAAGAGCGCGCTATTGTGACGCCAGTGCCGGGAACTACCCGCGATACCATTGAGGAATATCTCGATATCAGGGGCATTCCGGTGCGAATAATCGATACGGCAGGGATCAGAAACGCTGAGGGAGAGATTGAAGAGCTCGGGATCAAACGATCCCGCCAGAAACTTGAAAGCGCCGACCTGGTTCTTTTCATGATCGACGGCAGCGAGCCGCTATCTGATCAAGACACCGAACTCTATGCAAGTGTGGCTGAAAAGCCGATGCTCCTGGTTGCAAATAAAATTGACAAGCTTGGGAAATTTGATGACGCGCCGATCAAATGCCGATTTCCTGGGCGGACAATAATTTTCATATCAGCAAAAACCCATGCAGGGCTCGACAATCTGGAGGAGGCGATCTTTACTCAGATCACCGGGGGTGCAATGAAGGGTGACCCGGACCAGGATTGTGTGCCCAATATCAGGCATAAAGCCTCGCTTAC contains these protein-coding regions:
- a CDS encoding Jag N-terminal domain-containing protein, translated to MSIKMEYEGTNIDDAIQKACAGLKVDRENLNIEVLSTGSAGIFGLCRKAAKILVTRKENEEAVLSRSKSRLPEKKTSKDREQNIQKKIDPVVDISQEVLDTIKADLVKLLELMGYSFDVSMSVSGRKALAHISGENLEGIVGPEGQTIDGLQFLLRKIVSRKFEEKIMLSLDAGDYREARGQELEKQALELAEEVKKTGKTATISAINPAERRIVHMVLQNDTTIRSRSVGDGLFKKILIYLPGKGRKKPSGKRRSPGKRPEKTLGQAMESE
- the mnmE gene encoding tRNA uridine-5-carboxymethylaminomethyl(34) synthesis GTPase MnmE, translating into MKIQEHNAATIAAIATPPGTGGIGIIRISGAFALPILTGLFKPRTKRAKFHSHKMYYGWIVNPGTDRVVDEVLAVYMRAPNTYTRDDVVEIHCHGSYLLLQEILGLILEAGAVLAEPGEFTKRAFLSGRIDLTRAEAVLEILQAKTPESLKMAMAQLQGRLYQRVLEIRSSLVSLRSIIEVAIDFPDDDIEILDPEKFEEQLVREVLNPLDELIAAADRGKIFFQGVAVVILGRPNVGKSSLLNSLLREERAIVTPVPGTTRDTIEEYLDIRGIPVRIIDTAGIRNAEGEIEELGIKRSRQKLESADLVLFMIDGSEPLSDQDTELYASVAEKPMLLVANKIDKLGKFDDAPIKCRFPGRTIIFISAKTHAGLDNLEEAIFTQITGGAMKGDPDQDCVPNIRHKASLTKARDAVQGVLAGTTILSPDLLAIDLQTSLDHLGDIVGETDVEDILDFIFEGFCIGK